The Bacteroidia bacterium DNA window ATATCTAAAATCGTGATTTTGAAATAATGAAACGGTTCTGGTGGATATATATCTGTTTTGTTTGGGGTTCATCTTTCGGACAAGATAATTTGTTACAGAATCATGGATTCGAAGAATATATTACTTGTCCCACCAATAACAGCGAAGGATATTTTGCATTTCCAAAGTTACCTTATTGGAATGATACTTCATTCTTTGGCTCCCCAGATTATTTTAACTCTTGTTCTATTTCAGAAGATGAGTGGTGGCCATTCCCTGTCTTTGGTGTTCCTAAGTGTTATCATGGATTCCAGTATGCCAAAGAGGGCAATGCTTTCGCCGGTATAATCACTTATAAATCATTTGAACCTAACATTAGAGAATATTTAATTTCTCGATTTATAAGCCCTTTAGTAAATAGAAAAAAATATCTAGTTTCTTTCTATGTAAGCCCAGCAGATACGTTTAAGTATGCAACATCCCGATTAGCGGCGTTAATAACTGATGGATTACCTATGTTTACAACAAATCTCTATAACTCAATTCCACAAATAGTAAATAACTCGATGGAAAACCCTCTAACAAATCTGGAATCGTGGACATTGGTTCAGGATACTTTTGAAGCAGGGGGGGGGGAAAATTATATTATTATAGGTAACTTCTTTGATACTGAAAA harbors:
- a CDS encoding T9SS type A sorting domain-containing protein gives rise to the protein MKRFWWIYICFVWGSSFGQDNLLQNHGFEEYITCPTNNSEGYFAFPKLPYWNDTSFFGSPDYFNSCSISEDEWWPFPVFGVPKCYHGFQYAKEGNAFAGIITYKSFEPNIREYLISRFISPLVNRKKYLVSFYVSPADTFKYATSRLAALITDGLPMFTTNLYNSIPQIVNNSMENPLTNLESWTLVQDTFEAGGGENYIIIGNFFDTENSDTSTINSGSNYQSFSYYFIDDVSVIELDTSIGIYEKELDHFQFYPNPAQNTIAFKNKAPVSISIYSLSGAHLLSKNIRKDEEIDIRTLSNGVYIVAIGNKRERLVVCR